The following coding sequences lie in one Cryptococcus gattii WM276 chromosome L, complete sequence genomic window:
- a CDS encoding minor histocompatibility antigen h13, putative (Similar to TIGR gene model, INSD accession AAW44954.1) has translation MPQDNTIWATYASLGVQALIPIAIGSFKSLKTPEDTRRRLRESKKGQISEEYDDEYEEPMGETLTWKESAMFPILGSVMLLGLWAVLKYFGKKWITIILGVYFGLAGMLAVQSTFSSVIAYLLRVFGISTTTYHVRISAGFRQIFHLPTTLPTMCLVPISVVLPLLYVYFDRHYILSNILALAFSIETLALLKLDSFFTAFLMLGLLLVYDIFWVFATPVMVTVAKGIDAPIKILAPKSSPFASPTDFAMLGLGDIIVPGLVIALCLRYDLHCYAFAYKGRNVTPRSKFGKPYFWCGVVSYILGLGVTIGVMHHFQRAQPALLYLSPACTLGPVLLAFARRDIKNLWTYDESSDENKKILDDTIESASEAAIKARAEAKAAAEETVSEGEATVGEAQDAREQKGQVEDDKWMDNTGVIAPEGKAKKKKGGKRK, from the exons ATGCCCCAAGATAACACTATCTGGGCCACCTATGCCTCTCTTGGGGTCCAGGCTCTTATTCCGATTGCTATCGGATCTTTTAAATCGCTGAAA ACCCCTGAAGATACTCGACGACGACTTCGAGAATCAAAAAAGGGTCAGATCTCTGAAGAGTATGATGATGAATATGAGGAGCCTATGGGGGAGACTTTAACGTGGAAGGAATCTGCGATGTTTCCCATTTTGGGCTCGGTGATGCTGCTGGGGTTATGGGCTGTCCTAAAATACTTTGGGAAGAAGTGGATCACTATCATTCTTGGAGTGTACT TCGGCCTGGCGGGAATGCTGGCTGTACAGTCG ACATTCTCTTCCGTTATAGCTTATCTTCTTCGCGTTTTTGGTATCTCTACAACTACCTATCACGTCCGTATCTCTGCAGGATTTAGAC AAatcttccatctccctACAACCCTTCCGACCATGTGTCTTGTCCCTATCTCTGTCGTCCTTCCCCTCCTATACGTCTACTTTGATCGACATTACATATTGAGCAACATCCTCGCACTTGCTTTCTCTATTGAGACACTCGCCTTGCTCAAACTCGACTCATTCTTCACGGCCTTCTTGATGCTGGGTTTGCTGCTTGTCTATGATATCTTTTGG GTTTTCGCGACCCCAGTAATGGTTACAGTAGCTAAGGGTATTGATGCCCCCATCAAGATTCTAGCTCCTAAATCCTCCCCCTTCGCTTCTCCTACTGATTTCGCCATGCTCGGTCTCGGCGATATCATTGTACCTGGTCTCGTCATCGCTCTCTGTCTACGATATGACCTTCACTGTTATGCCTTTGCTTACAAAGGCAGGAATGTTACTCCCAGAAGCAAGTTTGGAAAGCCATACTTTTGGTGTGGCGTGGTGAGCTACATTTTGGGGCTGGGTGTGACGATTGGGGTAATGCACCACTTTCAGAGAGCACAACCTGCTTTGCTCTACTTGAGCCCTGCTTGTA CTCTTGGCCCTGTTCTTCTTGCCTTTGCCCGAAGAGACATCAAGAATCTATGGACATACGATGAATCATCAGATGAGAACAAGAAAATCCTTGACGACACCATTGAGTCGGCATCGGAGGCAGCTATCAAAGCTCGCGCAGAGGCAAAGGCAGCTGCCGAAGAGACCGTTAGCGAAGGGGAAGCAACTGTTGGCGAAGCACAGGATGCCCGAGAACAAAAGGGACAGGTAGAGGATGACAAATGGATGGATAACACCGGCGTCATCGCTCCCGAAGGGAAAGCtaaaaagaagaagggtggaaagaggaagtAG
- a CDS encoding uncharacterized protein (Similar to TIGR gene model, INSD accession AAW44955.1): MGKAQVKKKTQGWRHNPVRVPDSHLGSGKAEGRADPQKEKQMLPILNKLKSPEYADRTWACAAISNLIQNDAATRRLFQGKNVVGELIERLSDSVDEVVVEASGALRNLAIDGGRELCGEMANKGIISHLGVLIGKISNTITSVLSTETINSDDNEQARKHLLSLSENVILLLWCLAEASPKTLANVNAMGCEGLLIMILEAREKLGLGVSLAAAQTLFALSQDNFPFRKSLIIHPTALESLITIAQEDHIPAENAQKAKEASRKSKSNKAVAEHASEAGDLPDGRALLRRVLVCGILRNIIRAGSRADEKVGINALTASTILPLVNGLLDVKLEDVCTRVDKLVKEIPSDVKILDKNAKTDHKSRSEVALEGIERNLSTIVAALEVLTNICAGLEDEEDIAADTLEEGGAAAEVEIEEDVDAAMDEDEIDDEGLISMGREPGAEIEMETFDSGVKLNPGATLSHLLTNLHLPERLTRLSRPVSLSFPPASTVPSIHPPTTSILSILHLHALEALNNLLLTAVASISAADRSAAAQIVASVPVQGLWDSLFAIIQLVGSEPQALQMKGQEMRMEVLEMTLGCVWGTIKINPSVVNVQEQQVQILMDSINVIKDEITKTRVVETLSTIAMRESISNAENQFISQHLVQRLTSTSPSPSAEMLVSLLNAVIDIYSDETRSYDSVFVENCYLQVLSGIVGKVRAEVKKIDKRRERNLRTRGDEVYENLVAFIKYRRSLQT; this comes from the exons ATGGGTAAGGCTCAAgtcaagaagaagacacAAGGGTGGAGACACAACCCTGTTCGGGTTCCCGACTCCCATCTTGGCTCCGGGAAGGCCGAAGGCAGGGCTGATCCACAGAAGGAGAAGCAGATGTTGCCTATCCTCAACAAG CTTAAATCTCCAGAATATGCTGACAGGACATGGGCATGCGCTGCTATCTCGAATCTCATTCAAAATGACGCTGCTACTCGGCGACTCTTCCAGGGCAAAAACGTTGTCGGAGAGTTGATTGAGAGACTGTCCGACAGTGTTGATGAAGTTGTCGTCGAAGCTTCCGGAGCTCTAAG GAACTTGGCTATCGACGGTGGAAGGGAGCTTTGCGGAGAGATGGCCAATAAAGGCATTATTTCTCATCTCGGTGTTCTCATTGGCAAG ATCTCAAACACCATCACATCTGTCCTTTCTACCGAAACAATAAACTCTGACGACAACGAGCAAGCTCGTAAACACCTCCTCTCTCTATCTGAAAATgtcatccttcttctgtgGTGTCTTGCTGAGGCCAGTCCCAAGACCCTCGCCAATGTCAATGCCATGGGCTGCGAAGGCTTGTTAATCATGATTCTTGAGGCCAGGGAAAAGCTGGGTCTGGGTGTTTCCCTCGCGGCAG CCCAAACTCTCTTTGCACTCTCTCAGGATAACTTCCCCTTCCGCAAATCCCTCATCATTCACCCTACTGCCCTGGAAAGTCTCATCACTATTGCTCAAGAAGACCATATCCCCGCTGAGAACGCTCAAAAGGCCAAGGAAGCTTCTCGTAAATCCAAATCGAATAAGGCGGTTGCTGAACATGCCTCGGAGGCCGGTGACCTCCCGGATGGAAGGGCATTGTTAAGAAGAGTGCTCGTCTGCGGTATCTTGAGAAACATCATTAGAGCTGGATCAAGGGCGGACGAAAAGGTCGGCATCAATGCGTTGACTGCGAGCACGATTTTGCCGCTTGTTAACGGCTTGTTGGATGTCAAGTTGGAAGACGTTTGCACCCGTGTCGATAAATTGGTCAAGGAAATT CCGTCAGACGTTAAAATCCTCGATAAGAACGCCAAGACCGACCACAAGTCTCGCTCTGAAGTTGCTCTTGAGGGTATTGAACGTAATCTGTCCACCATCGTCGCCGCTCTTGAGGTCCTTACAAATATTTGTGCAGGtcttgaagatgaggaggataTAGCCGCGGACACTCTGGAAGAAGGCGGTGCTGCGGCCGAAGTTGAGATTGAAGAGGATGTGGATGCGGCGATGGACGAGGATGAGATTGACGACGAAGGTCTCATTTCCATGGGCCGTGAACCCGGAGCGGAGATTGAAATGGAAACCTTTGACAGCGGCGTCAAGCTCAACCCCGGTGCCACCCTCTCTCACCTCCTCACCAACCTTCACCTTCCTGAACGACTTACCCGACTCTCCCGTCCAGTCTCCCTTTCTTTCCCCCCCGCTTCCACCGTCCCCTCCATACACCCTCCTACGACCTCTATTCTCTCAATATTGCACTTGCACGCGTTGGAGGCTTTGAACAACTTACTCCTTACTGCTGTCGCGTCCATTTCTGCTGCCGATCGATCTGCAGCCGCACAGATTGTCGCTTCTGTACCCGTGCAAGGCTTGTGGGATAGCTTGTTTGCCATTATTCAATTGGTTGGATCCGAGCCTCAGGCTTTGCAAATGAAAGGTCAGGAAATGAGGATGGAAGTGCTAGAAATGACCTTGGGTTGTGTTTGGGGTACCATCAAGATTAATCCTTCGGTTGTT AATGTCCAAGAGCAACAAGTGCAAATCTTGATGGATAGCATCAACGTTATTAAGGATGAAATCACCAAAACCCGTGTCGTTGAGACCCTCTCTACGATTGCCATGCGGGAATCCATCTCCAACGCCGAAAACCAATTCATCAGCCAACACCTTGTCCAACGCCTCACTTCCACgtctccctctccctcgGCCGAAATGCTTGTGTCATTGCTCAATGCCGTTATCGACATTTACTCTGACGAGACCCGTTCTTACGACTCGGTTTTTGTTGAAAATTGTTACTTGCAAGTTTTAAGCGGCATCGTGGGCAAGGTTAGGGCCgaggtgaagaagattgatAAGCGAAGGGAGAGAAATTTGCGAACGAGGGGTGACGAAGTATATGAAAACTTGGTGGCGTTCATCAAGTACAGGAGGAGTTTGCAGACATAA
- a CDS encoding uncharacterized protein (Similar to TIGR gene model, INSD accession AAW44951.1) gives MPTSTSPADIPTLSQLYHDQNLKSAPAKATKKYAFKKQLNDRISIWRGDITQLEADVIVNAANSSLLGGGGVDGAIHQAAGKQLLEECKTLGGAQTGQTKFTNAYNLPSAKIAHTVGPIYPSHSPHRAAQLLESCYQTSLDGCRDLGGGVIGFSSISTGVYGYPIKDATHIALETTRQFLEQDNTITRVIYVVFSKRDEDVYREIVPQYFPPDPEHAHGSG, from the exons aTGCCAACCTCCACTTCCCCAGCCGACATCCCCACCCTTTCCCAGCTCTACCATGACCAAAACCTAAAGAGTGCACCTGCCAAAGCGACAAAAAAGTATGCGTTCAAGAAACAGTTGAACGATAGGATCTCCATCTGGAGAGGGGATATCACCCAACTCGAG GCCGATGTGATCGTCAACGCTGCCAACTCTTCACTCCtcggcggcggcggcgTCGACGGTGCAATCCACCAAGCGGCAGGCAAACAATTGCTCGAGGAATGTAAAACCTTGGGTGGGGCCCAGACGGGTCAAACAAAGTTTACCAACGCCTACAAC CTGCCGAGCGCGAAAATCGCACATACAGTCGGACCCATCTACCCCTCCCACTCCCCACACCGCGCGGCCCAGCTGTTGGAAAGCTGTTACCAAACGTCGTTGGACGGGTGTCGGGATTTGGGAGGAGGGGTGATTGGGTTTAGCAGTATCTCCACCGGTGTCT ATGGATACCCGATTAAAGATGCGACGCATATCGCACTCGAGACGACTCGTCAATTCCTAGAACAAGACAATACC ATTACAAGAGTCATCTATGTGGTGTTTTCGAAAAGGGATGAAGACGTTTATCGGGAGATTGTTCCCCAGTATTTCCCTCCTGACCCAGAGCACGCACATGGGAGTGGATGA
- a CDS encoding phosphoserine transaminase, putative (Similar to TIGR gene model, INSD accession AAW44953.1), whose amino-acid sequence MPDRKDVHNFAAGPSPLPSTVLEDAAEGLLNYADTGMGICELSHRGKEFKAVIDGAETNLRKLLAIPDNYTILFSQGGGTGQFSAVLLNLLSAHRLAHPVPAEEFKPPTIDYVLTGSWSSKAYAEAQRLVLPPFPNCPGFATPRIAATTKSTGWTRLPKREEYDFSKDAAYVYYCENETINGIEFPPASAQDSAYAFPFDLVPESVNIVADYSSSFISRPIPNIEKHAIIYAGAQKNLGPSGVTVLIVRNDLLVDTTAAAKLGCVPATPITYEYKILAENASLYNTPPTFAIYVSALVLQHLIDAKGGLTGLEATNREKAKLLYTTLDAAEAKGKVKTVVREKDARSWMNVTFEIVGEGKEKAFLEGAEKKGFKQLKGHRSVGGIRASIYNAVTLDSVKALCQYINEFCEQQ is encoded by the exons ATGCCAGACAGAAAAGACGTTCACAACTTTGCCGCTGGGCCCTCGCCTCTCCCCTCCACCGTCCTTGAAGATGCCGCCGAGGGTCTTTTGAATTATGCCGATACCGGCATGGGTATCTGCGAACTCAGTCACCGAGGTAAAGAGTTCAAGGCCGTCATTGATGGCGCCGAGA CCAACCTTCGAAAACTTCTTGCTATCCCCGACAACTATACtatcctcttctcccaaGGCGGCGGAACCGGCCAGTTCTCTGCTGtcctcctcaacctcctcTCCGCCCACCGTCTTGCGCACCCCGTCCCTGCCGAAGAGTTCAAACCTCCCACCATCGACTACGTCTTGACCGGTTCCTGGTCTTCCAAGGCATATGCTGAAGCCCAACGACTTGTCCTCCCCCCCTTCCCCAACTGCCCAGGCTTTGCGACACCCCGAATCGCCGCGACCACAAAGTCCACCGGCTGGACAAGGTTACCCAAGCGGGAAGAGTACGATTTCAGTAAAGATGCCGCGTACGTGTATTACTGCGAGAACGAGACGATCAACGGTATCGAGTTCCCCCCTGCTTCTGCGCAAGACTCTGCCTATGCTTTCCCCTTTGACCTCGTCCCCGAGAGCGTCAACATTGTTGCCGACTACTCTTCCTCATTCATCTCCCGCCCCATCCCCAACATTGAGAAACACGCCATCATCTATGCCGGTGCGCAAAAGAACCTCGGCCCCTCTGGTGTCACCGTCCTTATCGTAAGGAATGACCTCTTGGTCGACACTACCGCCGCTGCCAAACTCGGCTGCGTTCCCGCAACTCCCATCACTTATGAATACAAAATCCTCGCTGAAAACGCTTCCCTCTACAACACCCCTCCTACTTTCGCCATTTACGTCTCTGCCCTCGTGCTCCAACACCTCATCGACGCCAAGGGGGGTCTTACAGGTCTGGAAGCGACGAACCGCGAAAAGGCAAAACTCCTTTATACGACTCTTGATGCAGCCGAAGCAAAGGGTAAGGTGAAGACTGTTGTGAGAGAAAAGGATGCCAGGAGCTGGATGAATGTCACATTTGAGATTGTGGGAGAGGGTAAGGAAAAGGCATTCTTGGAAGGTGCCGAGAAAAAGGGGTTCAAGCAACTCAAGGGTCACAGGTCTGTTGGTG GTATCCGAGCATCAATTTACAACGCTGTCACCCTCGACTCTGTTAAGGCTCTCTGCCAATATATCAATGAGTTCTGCGAACAGCAATAG
- a CDS encoding Hypothetical Protein (Similar to TIGR gene model, INSD accession AAW44952.1), whose product MPVAVLPPEDEDCLSFSSTALQILTQDVSSLLSLSLETTASVLHDWFRSSLGVVGLGGEFAPPRDRQKTYAEGESGRNLAVVIVGAGEATGQSLTLHLAKSGYTVFPFIPIPVSPFSTSFAGSNDTSSAPTDALSNILLTWSATRKRLCARTPDHPGAVVPIIVDPEGVSGEGQVDELGADGGEKKRTHWDEGGNGKEEEGKGKERGGGRFAHAGKTVRAYIRENGLTLVSIICVSHTPLPYLLPQGSLVNTPESTLSLAYRTNVLDPVSVVRELSDMLVSPFGGYGQEESGANDVNQASWESRGKKGKRQKSQGRVIFINPSPSPSPLYLPCSEASGSLREYGYHHRLEIGSMTNLTTSLRASTARILRDELALLGVEVCEVVVGPMWEKPRLARWGASTGGESVGRVRVRKMEREREREREKEEEEEIVDMPTPTLTLSPSTTPTTTALAVPTTSAATTSAATATSAAAPTRLLILSRLWAVDDALLFSSVRRALEDRYPRYRHYAGLGPLVDDLVGAIPGGRAMTGLGRWVVGKLLS is encoded by the exons ATGCCAGTCGCAGTACTTCCTCCGGAAGACGAAGACTGTCTATCGTTCTCGTCTACAGCGCTTCAGATCCTCACTCAGGATGTATCGTCTCTCCTCTCGCTTTCTCTCGAGACGACAGCTTCCGTCCTTCACGACTGGTTTCGCTCCTCGCTCGGCGTCGTTGGGCTCGGGGGCGAATTTGCGCCGCCTCGAGATCGGCAAAAGACGTATGCGGAGGGGGAAAGTGGAAGGAATTTAGCTGTAGTCATTGTCGGTGCTGGTGAAG CCACTGGCCAATCGCTTACTCTCCACCTCGCCAAATCGGGGTACACAGTCTTCCCCTTTATCCCCATCCCTgtctctcctttttctACTTCATTTGCAGGGTCGAATGACACTTCATCTGCACCCACTGACGCACTATCCAACATTCTTCTCACGTGGTCCGCCACCCGTAAACGTCTTTGTGCAAGGACGCCCGACCATCCAGGGGCTGTCGTACCTATCATTGTTGATCCTGAGGGTGTAAGCGGTGAGGGCCAAGTAGATGAGCTGGGGGCGGATGGCGGAGAGAAGAAGCGCACGCACTGGGACGAAGGTGGGAAcgggaaggaggaagaggggaaggggaaggaaagaggaggTGGAAGGTTTGCACATGCGGGCAAGACGGTTAGGGCGTATATCCGCGAGAATGGGTTAACCCTTGTCTCTATCATTTGTGTCTCCCACACGCCATTACCTT ACCTTTTGCCACAAGGTTCGCTGGTGAATACACCAGAATCGACGCTGAGTTTAGCTTACCGGACAAATGTCCTTGATCCGGTGAGCGTGGTGAGAGAGTTGTCAGATATGCTTGTTTCGCCATTCGGGGGTTACGGCCAAGAAGAATCGGGGGCGAACGACGTCAATCAGGCGAGTTGGGAGAGTCgggggaagaagggaaaaCGTCAAAAGAGTCAGGGGAGGGTTATATTCATCAatccttccccttccccttcccctttATATTTACCGTGCTCCGAAGCCTCGGGCTCATTGAGGGAATATGGCTATCACCATCGTCTTGAAATAGGGAGCATGACAAATCTGACGACATCGCTGCGCGCCTCTACCGCTCGGATATTGCGGGACGAACTCGCTCTTTTAGGTGTGGAGGTGTGCGAGGTGGTGGTAGGTCCCATGTGGGAGAAACCGCGATTGGCTCGATGGGGTGCAAGTACGGGCGGGGAAAGTGTGGGAAGGGTGAGggtgaggaagatggagagggagagggagagggagagggagaaggaggaagaggaagagattgTGGACATGCCGACTCCGACTCTGACTCTGTCCCCGTCGACCACCCCGACTACAACCGCCCTCGCCGTGCCCACTACCAGTGCCGCCACTACCAGCGCAGCCACCGCCACCAGCGCCGCCGCGCCCACCCgcctcctcatcctctcgCGCCTCTGGGCAGTCGACGACGCTCTGCTCTTCTCTTCCGTCCGCCGTGCACTCGAAGACCGATACCCCCGATACCGACACTATGCCGGTCTGGGGCCTTTGGTTGATGATCTGGTTGGAGCGATACCGGGTGGGAGGGCGATGACTGGTTTGGGGAGGTGGGTTGTTGGAAAGCTTTTAAGCTGA